GAGAATATCACAAATAGATTTTTTTAGCTTTAGAGTTTTTAATAGGATAAAAGACAGAATATTATGAACTTTAGCTAATACAAACTTTTAAAATCATGTTAGATCAACTATTAAATTTAGCTGAGGGACCTTTGGAAGAAATGCTTTCGGGCATGAATCAAGAAAACCCAAAATCATCAGCAAGTGCATTAAAAGAGTCTATTTTTTCGAGTCTTCAGAAGCAGGTAGCTACAGGAGATATGAATGGAGTCAAAGAAATGTTTTCAGGCGCCGAAACTTCACCAGATTCACCGATAGTCAATCAATTACAAAGCAATGTTTCCGAAGGTTTAATTGAAAAACTTGGGATCAGCAAAGAACAAGCAATGAGTATTGCTGCAGCTGCTTTACCCATGATTTTAAACTTTTTCAATAAGCGTGTAAACGATGCACCACAAGATAATCAAGACATCATGTCTTCTGTGGTTTCTGCGCTTCAAGGGAATTCTGGCAAAGTAAACCCGACAGACCTTTTAGGATCTCTAATGGGGGGAGGAAACGGTAAAGGAGGAATGGATTTAGGTGGATTAATGGATTTAGGAAAAGGTCTATTTAAATAATTGAAATGATGAGAAAGTATGCCCCACTGTACTTAGGCATTCTAGTTTTGGCCTTCATGTCAATTCAAACTACTTATGCTCAGAAAATCAAGCTGCCTTCTCCTGACTTTAAAAAAGACATGATGGAGGCCTTCTCTCCCTCTGATATAGAACTCTCGATTGATGCTTCCAAAAAAGAGGAATTGAAGAAATCCAATGGTGATTTCTTAGATCAGGTAATTAAAATTGCAGGAAGTGATTCCAACGATGAAGAAAAGAAAAAATCCATTTTATCACTCGGCAAAAAGCAATCCAATGCATTTTCAAAAATACTTGGAGAAAACAACGCCAAGAAGTACAAAAAATCAATAAAGAAAAAAATTAGACCTTTTAAAACTAAGTATAAACTTGCTACTCTTATTTTATGAAAAACTTCAAATTACTAACTCTATTAGCAGTATTTACTCTAATCGGATTTACAACGCAGGCTCAAGGTCTCAAAATACCTAAGCTGGATTTGGCTTCCCAAGTAACGGGGATACTAAATGATACAGGTGGGCTTGATCTTAGCTCAAGTCAACAAGACAAGCTTGAGAAAAACAATAAAAGTTTTGTTGATGAATTAATGAAAATCAGTGACAGTTCAGCCTCAGATGAGGACAAAAAAGCTAGCTTCCTTGGACTTAAGAATAAAAGAACAAAGTTCCTTACAGACCTTTTGGGAAGTGATTTGTTTAAAAAATATTCCGGGAAAATACTCAAATCGATCAATCCCCTTAAATCCAAGTTAGGGCTGGCCGCATTAGCATTCTAGCAATATTCAATTATCAAAGAAGCCGCAATTTTTTGCGGCTTTTTTTATGTTCTGAGGAATTTAACTAACCAATTCTAGTTCTTTTTATTTAATATCTTCATCAACTCTTCAGCTAAGTACTTCCCTTTCATTTTTATAACATCCCTTTCTGTGTTATCTCCTACTTCAAAAGTCATTGATTCAGCTTTATGAACGAAATAAAAATAAGAATTTGAAGTAACGCTTCGTTGAACGCCTTCATTAGGGCGAATATTGGGAATATAATCAGGAATCCTTTTGGAAGATCTCTTGATAACTTTTGGAATCAAGCCAGGAAAATTACCTTTTAATTCTTGGTTATTGATATAAAAAATATCCTCCCAAGTAGAATGAAAGTCAGCTGCAAAAACAAACTTCCCTCCTGATTCTTCCACTTTCTTTTCCATAAATTCAGACAAGGCCTTTGTTTC
Above is a window of Algoriphagus machipongonensis DNA encoding:
- a CDS encoding DUF937 domain-containing protein; its protein translation is MLDQLLNLAEGPLEEMLSGMNQENPKSSASALKESIFSSLQKQVATGDMNGVKEMFSGAETSPDSPIVNQLQSNVSEGLIEKLGISKEQAMSIAAAALPMILNFFNKRVNDAPQDNQDIMSSVVSALQGNSGKVNPTDLLGSLMGGGNGKGGMDLGGLMDLGKGLFK